One segment of Coprobacter tertius DNA contains the following:
- a CDS encoding capsule assembly Wzi family protein — protein sequence MKFRGLYLLFVFLYLSFFTYAQFTKGLNYSVETGINFSGGEYTPFWLVSNKQGLSSVIKNNGYIRAGLFRQFEKNKDFSYAMGIDLAGAYNFTSAFIVQQAYVDLKYKVLNLSIGSKERNGELKNPFLSTGGLTFSGNARPIPQVRLEFPDYVAFPWTHEWFFIKGHVAYGLFTDDNWQKDFTGNSHYKYTEHVLYHSKALYIKIGNEKKAPLVFEGGLEMAAQFGGKSYTWNKNRYQVTKMYSGFTDFFKVFIPAGGGSSVPMGEQTNILGNHLGSWNFSLSYKFDNWKVRAYYEHFFEDHSMMFFEYAWKDCLTGVEITFPKNRVINNFVYEYLGSRDQSGPIYHDATPIIPDQVSALDNYYNHGIYTGWQHWGMGIGNALLTSPIYNKNGNIYFSNNRIKAHHIGICGTPFSGIDYRLLVTRSRNWGTYSIPFKEIRKNTSFLLELSYLPRNLTSWKFTASFAFDRGDLMGNNTGGMITICKTGLFTK from the coding sequence ATGAAATTTAGGGGGTTATATTTATTATTTGTATTCTTATATTTATCATTTTTTACTTATGCCCAGTTTACCAAAGGGCTGAATTATTCTGTAGAAACCGGTATAAACTTTAGTGGTGGTGAGTATACTCCGTTTTGGCTGGTTTCAAATAAACAAGGTCTTTCTTCGGTCATAAAAAACAATGGATATATCCGGGCCGGATTATTTCGTCAGTTCGAAAAAAACAAAGATTTTTCATATGCAATGGGTATCGATCTTGCCGGAGCCTATAATTTTACTTCCGCCTTTATTGTACAACAAGCATATGTCGACCTGAAATATAAAGTACTCAACCTAAGCATCGGCAGTAAAGAACGAAATGGAGAATTAAAGAATCCGTTTCTGAGCACCGGTGGTCTTACCTTTTCCGGCAATGCCCGGCCAATCCCTCAAGTAAGACTCGAATTTCCAGATTATGTAGCATTTCCTTGGACCCATGAATGGTTTTTCATTAAAGGACATGTCGCTTACGGCTTATTTACCGATGATAATTGGCAAAAAGATTTTACAGGTAACTCACACTATAAATATACTGAACACGTTTTATATCATTCTAAAGCACTTTATATAAAAATTGGAAATGAAAAAAAAGCCCCTTTAGTTTTCGAAGGTGGCCTTGAAATGGCGGCACAGTTCGGGGGAAAATCTTATACCTGGAACAAAAATCGTTATCAGGTAACTAAAATGTATAGTGGGTTTACAGATTTTTTTAAAGTTTTTATCCCTGCCGGCGGAGGAAGTTCTGTACCAATGGGAGAACAAACCAATATTCTCGGAAATCATTTGGGTAGTTGGAATTTTTCTCTTTCTTACAAATTCGACAACTGGAAAGTACGTGCCTATTACGAACACTTCTTTGAAGATCATTCGATGATGTTTTTTGAATATGCCTGGAAAGATTGTCTTACCGGAGTCGAAATCACATTTCCTAAAAATCGGGTTATAAATAATTTTGTTTATGAATATCTTGGCTCGAGAGATCAAAGTGGCCCCATTTACCACGATGCGACCCCCATTATTCCCGATCAGGTAAGCGCCCTCGATAATTATTATAATCATGGTATCTATACCGGATGGCAACACTGGGGCATGGGTATCGGAAACGCACTCCTGACCTCTCCTATATATAACAAAAACGGAAATATTTATTTTTCCAATAACCGTATCAAAGCTCATCATATCGGCATTTGCGGAACACCTTTTTCCGGTATCGATTATCGCTTACTTGTTACCCGTTCACGCAACTGGGGAACGTATAGTATCCCTTTTAAAGAGATCAGGAAAAATACTTCATTTTTATTAGAATTGAGTTATTTACCACGCAACCTCACTTCATGGAAATTTACAGCCTCATTTGCTTTTGATCGGGGCGATCTTATGGGAAATAATACCGGAGGTATGATTACAATATGTAAAACCGGCCTGTTTACCAAATAA
- a CDS encoding fimbrillin family protein, protein MKFNSLFALAITATFVACSNDNDPKPISYGEMKLTNSIKELAVMRSTGDLTTIQDTKILANQAVGIFIDEIVSDGQNVSTPLQYTNEQLTAGADGMLTPTGDGIYFPITGNSVSIYAYQPYNAAWNDKETAQQFAVQSTQNTEASIANSDLLYGNIASVSNTGSTTDIKFGHKLTKIIYSFTAGTGFNADDLNSATITIKNTKLKTSVIVKGGNMTDITADNDATDIIVKSETDTHLTGSAIIIPQTVAAGTQFMEVALKSGGKLYFKLDAEKVFAGGYKYTYNITVNPSGLTLSSSQVDGWNDGGSDNGTAEM, encoded by the coding sequence ATGAAATTTAACTCTCTATTTGCCTTAGCTATTACAGCTACATTCGTAGCATGTAGTAATGACAACGATCCGAAACCTATTTCGTACGGAGAAATGAAATTAACGAACAGTATTAAGGAGTTAGCTGTTATGCGTTCTACGGGAGACCTTACCACTATCCAAGACACCAAAATTCTCGCAAATCAGGCTGTAGGTATATTCATTGATGAGATCGTGTCCGATGGACAAAACGTATCAACACCCTTGCAATACACCAACGAACAGCTAACGGCAGGTGCCGACGGCATGCTTACCCCGACAGGAGACGGTATTTATTTCCCGATAACGGGCAACAGTGTTAGCATTTATGCTTATCAACCTTATAATGCGGCTTGGAACGATAAAGAAACTGCTCAACAGTTTGCCGTACAATCGACACAAAATACCGAAGCGTCTATTGCAAACAGCGACCTTCTGTATGGGAATATTGCTTCTGTCAGCAATACCGGAAGTACCACTGATATAAAATTCGGTCATAAACTCACTAAAATTATATATTCTTTCACTGCCGGAACCGGATTTAATGCAGATGATTTGAATAGTGCAACCATTACTATTAAAAATACAAAATTAAAAACATCCGTAATTGTTAAGGGTGGAAACATGACCGATATAACAGCTGATAACGATGCTACAGATATTATCGTAAAAAGTGAAACCGATACTCATCTGACAGGTAGCGCCATTATCATTCCTCAAACGGTTGCTGCCGGTACACAATTTATGGAAGTCGCTTTAAAATCGGGTGGAAAACTTTATTTTAAACTCGATGCCGAAAAAGTTTTTGCAGGCGGTTATAAATACACTTATAATATAACGGTAAACCCTTCGGGGTTAACACTCTCCTCGTCTCAAGTAGACGGATGGAACGATGGAGGTAGCGATAACGGTACCGCTGAAATGTAA
- a CDS encoding alanine/glycine:cation symporter family protein produces MDILNEWIGSINNVLWTYILIAMLLVCAFWFTIKTRFVQFRMIGEMVRLLGESAISGKQGEKHITSFQAFAVSLASRVGTGNLAGVATAIAIGGPGSVFWMWVIALFGASSAFVESTLAQLYKTKGKDSFVGGPAYYMQRGLKKRWMGILFAILITITFGFAFNSVQSNTICAAFENAFSFSHIVMGIILTTMTLLIIFGGIQRIAKVSSVVVPVMALGYILLVIIIMLFNLKELPEVLKIIFSNAFGWEQIAGGSIGAALMQGIKRGLFSNEAGMGSAPNVAATAKVSHPVKQGLIQALGVFTDTLLICTCTAFIILFSGAPIDGSANGVQLTQKALNSEIGSIGGIFVAIAIFFFAFSSILGNYYYGEANIRFITNRKSFIIGYRILVGCMVMFGALATLDLAWNLADITMGLMSICNLIAIILLGKYAFRLLDDYRKQKKEGIKSPVFKKESMPDIADDLDCW; encoded by the coding sequence ATGGATATTTTAAATGAATGGATCGGTTCGATCAATAATGTGCTATGGACTTATATTCTTATCGCCATGCTTCTGGTTTGTGCCTTTTGGTTCACAATAAAAACCCGGTTCGTCCAATTCAGAATGATCGGCGAAATGGTAAGATTATTGGGTGAATCCGCAATATCGGGGAAACAGGGGGAAAAACATATTACTTCATTTCAAGCCTTTGCCGTATCACTGGCCAGTAGAGTAGGCACAGGTAATCTTGCGGGTGTTGCCACGGCCATTGCTATCGGGGGTCCAGGATCGGTATTTTGGATGTGGGTAATTGCATTATTCGGAGCCTCGAGCGCATTTGTAGAATCTACATTAGCTCAATTATATAAAACAAAAGGGAAAGATTCGTTTGTAGGCGGCCCTGCTTATTACATGCAGCGCGGCCTGAAAAAACGCTGGATGGGAATTTTGTTCGCCATTCTCATTACGATTACTTTTGGTTTTGCCTTCAATTCGGTACAAAGCAATACCATATGCGCGGCTTTCGAAAATGCATTTTCTTTCAGCCATATCGTTATGGGAATCATACTTACTACGATGACTTTATTAATCATTTTCGGAGGAATACAACGAATTGCAAAAGTGAGCAGCGTCGTAGTACCTGTTATGGCACTGGGGTATATACTTCTTGTAATTATTATTATGCTTTTCAATTTAAAAGAATTACCTGAAGTACTCAAAATCATTTTCAGTAATGCTTTCGGATGGGAACAAATCGCAGGCGGTAGCATCGGTGCAGCCCTCATGCAAGGTATAAAACGAGGCCTTTTTAGTAATGAAGCCGGTATGGGATCGGCTCCCAATGTCGCAGCAACGGCAAAAGTCTCGCATCCGGTAAAACAAGGGTTAATACAGGCTCTCGGAGTATTTACCGACACTTTACTTATCTGTACCTGTACGGCATTTATTATTCTATTTAGCGGTGCTCCGATCGATGGATCAGCCAATGGAGTACAACTGACACAAAAAGCTCTAAACAGTGAAATTGGCAGTATAGGAGGAATATTTGTCGCTATTGCCATTTTCTTTTTCGCATTCAGCAGTATTTTAGGAAATTACTATTATGGTGAAGCAAATATACGTTTTATTACCAATCGCAAATCTTTTATTATCGGATATCGTATTTTAGTGGGATGTATGGTTATGTTCGGGGCCTTGGCAACACTCGACCTCGCATGGAATTTAGCCGACATAACGATGGGCCTCATGTCGATATGCAACCTGATTGCGATTATACTTTTGGGGAAATACGCTTTCAGGCTTCTCGATGATTATCGAAAACAAAAAAAGGAAGGTATAAAAAGTCCTGTTTTTAAAAAGGAAAGTATGCCTGATATTGCCGATGATCTCGATTGCTGGTGA
- a CDS encoding lipocalin-like domain-containing protein gives MKKIILLFVLPLLTTSCYKAFVNGKLDGMWQLTSIDTLHYDNTITTDYEIKNEQVFYSVQIHLLSLRGGKGPYILGRFKHEKDSLFLYDLRLGQGESPCKLQDVKNFGLDCLEPRFGIKKLTHKEMILRSDSLTLNFRKY, from the coding sequence ATGAAAAAAATAATATTATTATTTGTTCTTCCTCTACTAACGACATCTTGTTATAAAGCTTTTGTAAACGGGAAGTTAGACGGTATGTGGCAATTAACCTCTATCGACACGCTGCATTACGATAATACGATAACAACCGACTACGAGATAAAGAACGAGCAAGTTTTCTATTCCGTACAAATACATTTATTAAGTTTGAGGGGTGGTAAAGGACCTTATATTTTGGGGAGATTCAAGCACGAAAAAGATTCTTTATTCCTTTACGATCTGCGACTCGGACAAGGAGAATCACCTTGTAAATTGCAAGATGTCAAAAATTTCGGATTAGATTGTCTCGAACCGCGATTCGGAATAAAGAAACTGACTCATAAAGAAATGATTCTTCGGTCAGATTCCCTTACTTTAAACTTTAGAAAATATTGA
- a CDS encoding VOC family protein, with protein sequence MEIKGKFDHFNINVTNLERSIDFYSRAVGLKEVKRKEAADGSFILVYLSDGTTGFRLELTWLRDHPQNYELGENESHLCIRVEGDYEKIREYHKNMGWVCYENTDMGLYFIHDPDDYWIEVLPMK encoded by the coding sequence ATGGAAATTAAAGGAAAATTCGATCATTTCAATATCAATGTTACAAATTTGGAGCGCAGTATCGATTTTTATAGCAGAGCTGTGGGACTTAAAGAAGTAAAAAGAAAAGAGGCTGCCGACGGATCTTTTATTCTGGTATATTTGTCGGACGGGACAACCGGTTTTAGACTTGAACTTACGTGGTTGCGGGATCATCCGCAGAATTATGAATTGGGCGAAAATGAAAGTCATTTGTGTATACGGGTAGAAGGTGATTATGAAAAGATAAGAGAATATCATAAAAATATGGGTTGGGTATGCTATGAAAATACCGATATGGGATTATATTTTATTCACGATCCCGATGATTATTGGATTGAAGTTCTCCCGATGAAATAA
- a CDS encoding YkvA family protein, translating to MDNYEPVSKPPAKNYTHWIWLALALIYDFIPLDFIPDIPVIGWIDDALVTTAAIMNILQHISDNKGNETISSIYKWLKWIFISLAVIIILLLLLFGSIIIKLFQS from the coding sequence ATGGACAATTACGAACCTGTTTCAAAACCGCCCGCAAAAAACTATACCCATTGGATATGGCTTGCCCTGGCTCTTATTTACGATTTTATACCCTTAGACTTCATTCCCGATATTCCCGTCATCGGATGGATAGATGATGCCCTTGTTACTACAGCAGCCATTATGAATATCTTACAGCATATATCCGATAATAAGGGAAACGAAACCATTTCATCTATCTACAAATGGCTGAAATGGATATTTATTTCATTAGCTGTAATCATTATTCTTTTATTATTGTTATTCGGTAGTATCATCATTAAACTATTTCAATCATAA
- a CDS encoding ROK family protein → MKREVALGIDIGGTNTKFGFIDRNGEFLTSGSILTAQHADILDFLKELYMAIEKTFDEIRTDYVLVGIGIGAPNGNYYKGTIEYAPNLPWPGVIHFTDMLKEYYPHLPVYLTNDADAAAIGEMIYGGAKGMKDFIVITLGTGLGSGIVSNGHLIYGHDGFAGELGHVIVSPNGRQCGCGRQGCLETYVSATGVKRTAYKMMSKYNYPSDLRNIPFNEMTAQLVWESAVKGDMIAINTFKYTGKMLGEALANVVAITSPEAIFLMGGLSKAGDILFDPTKDHMEINMMKVFSNKVKLLPSKLVKNAAIYGASALVWDEMKERSW, encoded by the coding sequence ATGAAAAGAGAAGTCGCACTCGGAATCGATATCGGAGGTACTAATACAAAATTCGGCTTCATCGATCGAAACGGAGAATTTCTTACCTCCGGTTCTATACTCACAGCACAACACGCCGATATACTCGATTTTCTGAAAGAGTTGTATATGGCGATCGAAAAAACATTCGATGAAATCAGAACCGACTATGTTTTGGTGGGAATCGGGATCGGAGCCCCCAATGGGAACTACTATAAGGGTACGATCGAATACGCCCCTAACCTTCCCTGGCCGGGAGTTATACATTTTACCGATATGCTCAAAGAATATTATCCCCATCTGCCGGTTTATTTAACCAACGATGCAGATGCGGCGGCTATCGGTGAAATGATTTACGGTGGAGCCAAAGGGATGAAAGATTTTATTGTTATCACATTGGGCACAGGCCTGGGTAGCGGTATCGTATCGAACGGACATCTTATTTACGGACACGACGGATTTGCCGGAGAACTCGGCCATGTAATCGTCTCGCCAAACGGCAGGCAGTGCGGCTGCGGCCGTCAGGGATGTCTCGAGACCTATGTTTCGGCTACCGGAGTAAAAAGAACCGCTTATAAAATGATGTCGAAATATAATTATCCGAGCGACCTGAGAAATATCCCCTTTAACGAAATGACTGCTCAACTCGTATGGGAATCGGCGGTAAAAGGAGATATGATCGCTATAAATACCTTTAAATATACTGGAAAAATGCTCGGAGAAGCCTTGGCTAATGTCGTAGCTATTACCAGTCCCGAAGCTATATTTCTAATGGGGGGGCTCTCTAAAGCCGGAGATATACTTTTTGACCCTACCAAAGACCACATGGAAATAAACATGATGAAAGTTTTCAGTAATAAGGTGAAACTATTGCCTTCGAAACTCGTGAAAAACGCAGCCATATATGGCGCTTCGGCATTGGTATGGGACGAAATGAAAGAACGATCGTGGTAA
- a CDS encoding Hsp20/alpha crystallin family protein, producing MMPVKRSQNWLPGIFNDFFGNEWMEKVNANSPAINILETENEYKVEVAAPGLTKDDFKISLRDDNELTVSMEKKQEHNNEKKNGRYLRREFSYTQFRQTMILPDNIDKDKIEAKVEHGILNISIPKKEILPEKAVNKVIEIK from the coding sequence ATGATGCCTGTAAAAAGATCACAAAATTGGTTACCCGGTATCTTTAATGATTTCTTTGGTAACGAATGGATGGAGAAAGTCAATGCTAATTCGCCCGCTATAAATATTCTCGAAACAGAGAATGAGTATAAGGTAGAAGTTGCCGCCCCAGGACTAACAAAAGATGATTTTAAAATCAGTTTGAGAGACGATAACGAATTAACTGTTTCAATGGAAAAAAAACAGGAGCATAATAATGAAAAGAAAAACGGTCGTTATTTGAGGCGAGAATTTTCGTATACTCAGTTTCGGCAAACGATGATTCTCCCCGATAATATCGATAAAGATAAAATAGAAGCGAAGGTAGAGCACGGTATATTGAATATATCTATTCCTAAAAAAGAGATCCTTCCCGAAAAAGCAGTAAATAAAGTAATAGAAATAAAATAA
- a CDS encoding LruC domain-containing protein, whose amino-acid sequence MSKKKLTILLLSIIVITSCTNDYMGNYKPEGKEPSEAAQKLPVAANFDWKTMKSKPVEITTPASVYEVNDGQEVLIAENLPEGTYTLTHVNANGKFVVRPVTAPVVYDRNRSAMRGDAVKSIYYFPSSTGWGMMMVEDVFPYLGDLDLNDIVFKFRIKYELGQTGGSGKSPHVRAIEFNLIPLAMGGSKYDKIGVALNFIQDKVKKNLIKSVSGQINKGTGMIGNETENVVFLTDDLRSQFIGSKTEFDIINTFTTVPSLVSEPFTVRLELTPGLSRLNEVLPVPDENGNMLDLFVTLGERGREVHVKGHPATAKLNADLEKYSSYVSAENWVWALILPDNIKYPKEMTPIYEAYPLFKDWVQGKLGSIDEWTFNLDHDKVYM is encoded by the coding sequence ATGTCGAAAAAAAAATTAACTATTTTACTATTATCGATAATTGTCATTACTTCGTGTACAAACGATTACATGGGCAATTATAAGCCAGAGGGGAAAGAACCGTCCGAAGCGGCACAAAAACTCCCGGTAGCGGCGAACTTCGATTGGAAAACCATGAAAAGCAAGCCTGTTGAAATTACGACCCCTGCTTCGGTTTATGAAGTGAATGACGGGCAAGAAGTTCTTATCGCTGAAAATCTTCCAGAAGGTACTTATACGCTTACTCATGTAAATGCAAACGGAAAATTTGTCGTGCGTCCCGTTACAGCACCGGTTGTATATGACAGAAACCGTTCCGCCATGCGTGGAGATGCGGTAAAATCTATTTATTATTTTCCTTCCTCTACCGGTTGGGGTATGATGATGGTAGAAGACGTATTTCCTTATCTCGGAGATCTCGATCTGAACGATATCGTTTTTAAATTCCGGATAAAATATGAATTAGGCCAAACCGGCGGTTCCGGTAAATCGCCCCATGTAAGAGCCATTGAATTTAATTTGATTCCGTTGGCTATGGGTGGGTCGAAATATGATAAAATAGGTGTTGCCCTTAATTTTATACAGGATAAGGTAAAAAAGAACTTGATAAAGTCGGTAAGCGGACAGATAAATAAAGGTACGGGAATGATCGGTAACGAAACCGAAAATGTCGTATTTCTTACCGATGATCTTCGTTCGCAATTTATCGGATCTAAAACCGAATTCGATATAATAAATACATTTACGACTGTTCCGTCGTTAGTGTCCGAACCTTTTACCGTACGGCTTGAACTTACCCCGGGACTTTCGAGGTTGAACGAAGTATTGCCTGTTCCCGATGAGAATGGAAATATGCTCGATCTGTTTGTTACTTTGGGAGAACGCGGAAGAGAGGTGCATGTGAAAGGGCATCCGGCTACCGCTAAATTAAATGCCGATCTCGAGAAATACAGTAGTTACGTATCTGCCGAAAATTGGGTATGGGCGCTTATTCTTCCCGATAATATCAAGTATCCGAAAGAAATGACCCCGATATACGAAGCGTATCCTTTGTTTAAAGATTGGGTACAGGGCAAATTAGGGAGTATAGACGAGTGGACGTTTAATCTCGATCACGACAAAGTATATATGTAA
- a CDS encoding glycoside hydrolase family 13 protein, translating to MVKNKNWWKEAIVYQVYPRSFKDSNGDGIGDLKGITQKLDYIKSLGVDIIWLNPVFESPNDDNGYDISNYFDIMSDFGTMADFDELLLEIHEREMKLVLDLVVNHTSDEHHWFKEARKSRENPYYDYYLWWPAERGVPPERKSYFDEKGNAWMYNETTDSYYLHYFSRKQPDLNWENDDMREEIYTMMKFWFDKGIDGFRMDSISLISKDNTFPVIDRRKFHDIFDYYAKGPSLHRHLHEMNRKVLSLYDVMSVGEGSAVKVKDIGNFVEPARQELDMLYLFEASQIRNECKADSPESGIEYSLITLKKMFAECDKAVGEGWPTIYLGNHDQPRMVTRFGNDAPEFHALSSKMLTTFLLTMRGTPYWYAGDEIGMSNIKFDHIEDYNDIDTRNHYYGIKSTGGDTAKYLELQKQIARDNARTPFQWDASEKAGFTTGKPWLKINKNHLSLNVESEEKDKNSILSYFKKMVLFRKAHKCLIYGDFRLVDTKNERVFGYTRISENEKYLIALNFSKLPATFYADIYLNNAEVQLFNYETAPDVKGKEIGLRPYEAAIWKI from the coding sequence ATGGTTAAAAATAAGAATTGGTGGAAAGAAGCAATCGTATATCAGGTATATCCACGTAGTTTTAAAGATAGTAACGGAGACGGGATCGGTGATTTGAAAGGGATAACACAAAAGCTCGATTATATAAAAAGTCTTGGCGTAGATATCATTTGGTTGAATCCTGTTTTCGAATCGCCAAATGACGACAACGGTTACGATATTAGTAATTATTTCGATATAATGTCCGATTTCGGAACGATGGCGGATTTCGACGAATTGCTGCTGGAAATTCATGAAAGAGAGATGAAGCTTGTGCTCGACCTTGTCGTAAACCACACCAGCGATGAGCATCACTGGTTTAAAGAGGCTCGTAAGTCGAGAGAAAATCCTTATTACGATTATTATCTTTGGTGGCCGGCTGAAAGAGGGGTTCCTCCCGAACGAAAAAGCTATTTCGATGAAAAAGGGAATGCATGGATGTATAATGAAACGACCGATTCGTACTATTTACATTATTTTTCTCGCAAGCAACCCGATCTCAATTGGGAAAATGACGATATGAGGGAAGAAATATATACAATGATGAAATTTTGGTTCGACAAGGGGATCGATGGTTTTCGAATGGACTCTATTTCGCTTATTTCGAAGGATAATACTTTTCCGGTTATCGACCGTCGGAAATTTCATGATATTTTCGATTATTATGCCAAAGGACCTTCGTTGCACCGACACTTACATGAAATGAACCGGAAAGTTTTAAGTTTGTACGATGTGATGTCGGTAGGCGAGGGTTCTGCGGTAAAAGTAAAAGATATAGGGAATTTTGTCGAACCTGCCCGACAGGAGTTGGATATGTTGTATCTTTTCGAAGCTTCGCAGATAAGGAACGAATGTAAGGCTGATTCTCCAGAATCGGGGATAGAGTACAGTCTTATTACTTTAAAAAAAATGTTTGCAGAATGCGACAAAGCCGTAGGTGAGGGATGGCCGACAATATATTTGGGAAATCATGATCAACCGCGGATGGTAACGCGATTTGGAAACGATGCTCCCGAGTTTCATGCTCTATCTTCTAAAATGTTGACGACATTTTTACTGACGATGCGAGGAACTCCTTATTGGTATGCCGGTGACGAAATAGGCATGAGTAATATTAAATTCGATCATATCGAAGATTATAACGATATCGATACTCGGAATCATTATTACGGAATAAAATCTACCGGTGGCGATACGGCGAAATATCTCGAGTTGCAGAAACAAATTGCCAGAGATAATGCCCGCACTCCTTTTCAGTGGGATGCTTCCGAGAAAGCCGGATTTACGACAGGAAAACCTTGGCTGAAAATAAATAAGAATCATTTATCTCTAAATGTAGAAAGTGAAGAAAAAGACAAGAACTCTATTTTGAGTTATTTTAAAAAAATGGTTTTATTCAGAAAAGCACATAAATGTTTAATATACGGGGATTTTCGGCTGGTAGATACTAAAAACGAACGGGTATTCGGCTATACCCGGATATCGGAAAATGAAAAGTATCTTATTGCGCTTAATTTTTCAAAACTTCCGGCAACGTTTTATGCGGATATTTATCTTAACAATGCAGAAGTTCAACTGTTTAATTATGAAACGGCTCCGGATGTCAAGGGGAAAGAAATCGGATTACGCCCTTACGAAGCGGCAATTTGGAAAATATAA
- a CDS encoding DUF362 domain-containing protein has protein sequence MKDEKRITRRDFIRTAAVTGGALAVSCLIPTVKGEGISSFLKEELFAKKRKTATVYMSKHITPQDLIRLYEVLDRPVSGKVGVKISTGEPGGHNYLKPELIGDLVHKVNGTIIECNTAYGGERSTTESHLKAAKDHGFTAIADVDIMDAEGEIRLPVKGGKHLTEDIVGRHYANYDFTLVLSHFKGHAMGGFGGAVKNISIGIASANGKRLIHSAGTSTTSWGNPLQDDFLESMAEAAKAVADYCGDNILYINVMNNLSVDCDCDSDPEEPQMGDIGILASLDPVALDQACVDMVYNSPDEGRSHLIERIESRHGIHMLEHGEAIGLGTRKYDLIDLEN, from the coding sequence ATGAAAGATGAGAAAAGAATAACGCGCCGTGATTTTATAAGAACGGCGGCGGTCACCGGCGGCGCTTTGGCGGTTTCTTGTTTGATACCGACGGTAAAAGGAGAGGGAATCAGTAGTTTTTTGAAAGAAGAACTCTTCGCTAAAAAGAGAAAAACGGCTACCGTTTATATGTCAAAGCATATAACCCCGCAAGATCTGATACGTCTTTATGAGGTTCTGGATCGTCCGGTTTCCGGGAAAGTGGGTGTAAAAATCAGTACGGGAGAACCGGGTGGTCATAATTATCTGAAACCCGAACTTATCGGGGATCTCGTACATAAAGTAAACGGTACGATCATAGAATGCAATACGGCATACGGCGGCGAGCGTTCTACTACAGAATCGCATTTAAAAGCCGCTAAAGATCATGGTTTTACTGCCATTGCCGATGTAGATATCATGGATGCCGAAGGGGAAATACGATTACCGGTGAAAGGCGGGAAGCATCTGACCGAAGACATTGTCGGGAGGCATTATGCTAATTACGATTTTACCCTCGTATTGTCGCATTTTAAAGGACATGCTATGGGCGGTTTCGGAGGCGCCGTAAAAAACATATCCATAGGTATAGCTTCAGCCAATGGTAAACGGCTTATTCATTCGGCCGGCACCAGTACCACGAGCTGGGGAAATCCTTTACAGGACGATTTTCTCGAATCTATGGCTGAAGCGGCTAAAGCAGTTGCCGACTATTGCGGCGATAATATACTTTATATAAACGTAATGAATAATTTATCTGTCGATTGCGATTGCGACTCTGATCCCGAAGAACCCCAAATGGGCGATATCGGTATACTTGCCTCACTCGATCCCGTAGCTTTAGATCAGGCTTGTGTGGATATGGTTTATAATTCTCCCGATGAAGGTCGTAGCCATCTTATTGAACGTATCGAATCCCGTCACGGTATACATATGCTCGAACATGGGGAAGCGATAGGCCTCGGAACCCGTAAATATGATCTGATTGATTTAGAGAACTGA